GTAATTAGTCGGCAATTACCGGGTATAGAATCCCTCTCAAGTCGTCTACAAAAGTAGGCGGTTCCTCGGTATTTTCAAACTCTTATCTTCGAAACTTTCTTATACTGTATATAAAAGTATACAGTATGCTCTCTCACCGTACGATTTTTTTCATAACTTCGATCGTTTCGGACACCGTCGTCTCCCAGCTGAAACGCTGTGCACGACGGAGACCCGATGCGACCATTGTTTCGCGGAAAGCGGAATCCGTAACGAGTTTTTCCATCGCAGAGGCGACTTCTTCGATATCGTTCGGATCGAAATAGAGCGCCGCCTCCCCGCCCATTTCGGGAAGCGCACCGGCTTTTGCACACGCGACGGGAATGCCCGTCGCCATCGCTTCGAGTATCGGAAGGCCTACTCCTTCGTTCACCGACGGGAAAATGCACGCATCGGCTCCCGCGTATAAAAGCGGAAAACTTTCGTGCGGAAAAAAGCCGGTGAGAAAGATATCCGATGCGGCGGGAGAAAGGGATGCCGCTCGGTGCACTTCTTCGGACGAGGGTCCTTCGGCGCCCGCGATAACGAGACGGTGCGGAGATTTCGTGCGCTCTTTAAAAAGCGCAAAGGCTTTTATAAGTTCGATGTGCTTTTTTTCAGGCCCGGAAAGACGCGATCCGTAGATAAAATAGGGCCGCTTTATCGCAAAGGGCTTTATGGTTACCGTTTCCGCATCGATTTGCAGCTGCGGGAAAAAAAGCCTGTGGTCGATGCCGTTGTGGATGATTTCGATTTTCGATTCGTCGATGCCGAGCCCTATCAAATCGTTTCGCAAAAACTCGCTCGCGGCGACGATCTTTTGCACCTTTGTAAGCCCCCGCTTTATCTGCATGCGCATCATGCGGTCGCTCTTTTCTTTGAGCATGACGGAAACGATGGAATTGACGACGGCGACGCCGGGCGTTTTAAACGAAAGCGGCAGCACGCGT
This Treponema socranskii subsp. buccale DNA region includes the following protein-coding sequences:
- a CDS encoding glycosyltransferase family 4 protein produces the protein MKAGIDTFGCDHGRSGIGSYLHSFAANLPLSSDVEFELFGSEIDRYTYNSVREIPFQALSVPDSLAAERLWHFFRLQKFAQNAKYDVVLYPAIERVLPLSFKTPGVAVVNSIVSVMLKEKSDRMMRMQIKRGLTKVQKIVAASEFLRNDLIGLGIDESKIEIIHNGIDHRLFFPQLQIDAETVTIKPFAIKRPYFIYGSRLSGPEKKHIELIKAFALFKERTKSPHRLVIAGAEGPSSEEVHRAASLSPAASDIFLTGFFPHESFPLLYAGADACIFPSVNEGVGLPILEAMATGIPVACAKAGALPEMGGEAALYFDPNDIEEVASAMEKLVTDSAFRETMVASGLRRAQRFSWETTVSETIEVMKKIVR